In one Musa acuminata AAA Group cultivar baxijiao chromosome BXJ2-5, Cavendish_Baxijiao_AAA, whole genome shotgun sequence genomic region, the following are encoded:
- the LOC135583210 gene encoding probable purine permease 11, with protein MDELDKMELHMTGPSKSATEADRPPPPSSRLRSWQWWFIVALNIFFLLAGQTAATLLGRFYYDQGGNSKWMATLVQTAGFPILCLPLFLFPSTHPPPATSIIPHPSHAKIALVYVILGLIIAADNLMYSYGLLYLPVSTYSLVCATQLAFNAVFSYYLNSQKFTAFIMNSVVLLTFSAALLGFNENSESSADVSKGKYAIGFILTLGASATYSLILSLMQLTFQKVIRKETFSAVLEMQIYTAFVASCAAVVGLLASGEWKDLKSEMEAYGKGTVSYVMTLVWTGLSWQVASVGVVGLIFVVSSLFSNVISTLALPVVPVFAVIFFHDKMNGVKIVAMLIAIWGFASYLYQHYLDDSKAKKAVGHTEYVSAHGS; from the coding sequence GGCCTTCAAAATCGGCAACTGAAGCTGAtcgaccaccaccaccatcatcaagGTTGAGAAGCTGGCAATGGTGGTTCATAGTGGCCCTTAACATCTTCTTCCTTCTTGCTGGCCAAACTGCTGCCACTCTTCTGGGGAGGTTTTATTATGACCAAGGCGGCAACAGCAAGTGGATGGCCACACTTGTCCAAACTGCAGGCTTTCCGATCCTCTGTCTTCCTCTATTCCTTTTTCCTTCTACCCACCCTCCCCCCGCTACTTCTATCATCCCTCACCCTTCACATGCTAAGATTGCCTTAGTATATGTTATTCTGGGCCTTATCATAGCTGCTGACAACTTAATGTATTCCTATGGTCTCCTGTACCTTCCTGTGTCAACATACTCCCTCGTTTGTGCCACTCAACTTGCCTTCAATGCTGTCTTCTCCTACTATCTGAATTCTCAAAAATTCACTGCTTTTATAATGAATTCTGTTGTTCTCTTGACATTCTCTGCTGCCCTACTTGGTTTTAATGAAAATTCAGAGAGCTCGGCAGATGTTTCCAAGGGGAAGTATGCAATCGGTTTCATATTGACATTAGGAGCATCAGCCACATACTCGCTCATCCTCTCTCTAATGCAGCTCACCTTTCAAAAGGTTATTCGGAAGGAGACTTTCTCAGCTGTGCTGGAAATGCAGATTTACACAGCATTTGTAGCCTCTTGTGCTGCTGTTGTTGGCTTATTGGCAAGTGGGGAGTGGAAGGATCTGAAGAGTGAGATGGAGGCATATGGAAAGGGGACAGTGTCATATGTGATGACTCTGGTTTGGACTGGTCTGTCCTGGCAGGTAGCCTCAGTCGGAGTTGTGGGCCTCATCTTTGTGGTGTCTTCTTTGTTCTCCAACGTGATAAGCACTTTAGCACTGCCTGTTGTGCCCGTATTTGCTGTCATCTTCTTTCATGACAAGATGAATGGTGTCAAGATTGTTGCTATGCTAATTGCAATTTGGGGTTTTGCTTCTTACCTCTACCAGCACTATCTTGATGATTCGAAAGCTAAGAAGGCTGTAGGTCATACCGAGTATGTCTCTGCTCATGGGTCTTGA
- the LOC135586086 gene encoding VAN3-binding protein-like, translating to MEKTWSPCKSFLHASKADDVFGRLAAEGVVNAVARVFVGRCTRQAKKSFAIHAKKKAFYFEFKCFNMEESRKHANHGAALFSRQSLSYKDERMQTKSQNRGIELCKGQTQLSTYHYPLEVPKSPHQALEFLSRTWSPSSSDFFQILSPSNLLPSIKDRSAEVDEHEVEKNRTDFAGDAETRMDQILTLLSSGKLAQSAPQKHKSLHGGWIDVGQMKAWLGGEILSSFSKGCRKRRKEELRLHTAQVHAALSVARLAAAIAGIVGNCYLEPVNSKAMSLDHQGGELDNRMNTVVASAAALVATVCAEAAESVGANRMQVASAIRTGLATQSSADLVTLTATAATCLRGAATLELRAAACRQISEDQSTLARGAELPIQTPDGKIQLRMVRIYVKHDRLALRLVKKHIRGVISTYKEFRVFDAMEDPKEGGFSKNGHSCYLITLATTGGTIQLLFEDHKRYIMWKSSISHLLCDYLETTTRF from the exons ATGGAGAAGACGTGGAGTCCATGCAAGAGCTTCTTGCATGCCTCCAAAGCCGACGACGTGTTCGGCCGACTCGCAGCAGAAGGCGTGGTCAACGCCGTCGCCCGAGTCTTCGTCGGTC GATGCACGCGTCAGGCAAAGAAATCGTTTGCCATCCACGCCAAGAAGAAGGCCTTCTACTTCGA ATTCAAGTGTTTCAACATGGAGGAATCCAGAAAGCATGCAAACCATGGAGCAGCCTTGTTCTCGAGACAGTCACTCTCCTACAAG GATGAGAGAATGCAGACAAAAAGTCAAAATAGAGGTATTGAGTTGTGCAAAGGGCAGACACAGTTATCAACATACCATTATCCTTTGGAGGTCCCTAAGAGTCCTCATCAGGCTTTGGAGTTCCTCTCCAGAACATGGAGCCCATCTTCCTCTGACTTCTTTCAAATACTCTCACCCAGT AACCTATTACCAAGCATCAAGGACAGGAGTGCAGAGGTAGATGAGCATGAAGTAGAGAAGAACCGTACCGATTTCGCCGGAGATGCCGAAACAAGAATGGATCAAATCTTG ACATTGCTCTCGAGTGGAAAATTGGCACAATCTGCACCTCAGAAGCACAAGTCTTTACATGGTGGCTGG ATAGATGTAGGCCAGATGAAGGCATGGCTGGGAGGGGAAATCCTTAGCAGCTTTTCCAAAGGATGcagaaagaggaggaaggaagaactgCGACTCCACACAGCTCAAGTCCATGCAGCCCTCTCTGTGGCAAGGCTGGCTGCGGCCATTGCAGGCATTGTAGGAAACTGTTACTTGGAACCGGTCAACTCGAAAGCCATGAGCTTAGATCACCAAGGAGGGGAGCTGGACAACAGGATGAACACGGTGGTAGCCTCTGCTGCGGCCTTGGTCGCGACAGTGTGCGCCGAAGCTGCTGAGTCTGTGGGCGCAAACAGAATGCAGGTTGCATCTGCCATTAGAACAGGCCTTGCAACCCAGAGTTCAGCTGATCTAGTGACTCTCACTGCAACTGCTGCAACAT GTTTGAGAGGAGCTGCGACGCTTGAGCTGAGAGCAGCAGCTTGCAGACAGATTTCAGAGGACCAGAGTACACTGGCAAGAGGTGCTGAACTCCCCATTCAAACACCTGATG GGAAGATTCAACTCAGAATGGTGAGGATTTATGTCAAGCATGATAGGCTTGCACTGAGGTTGGTAAAGAAGCATATCCGAGGAGTGATTAGCACCTACAAAGAAT TTAGGGTTTTTGATGCAATGGAGGATCCAAAAGAAGGTGGCTTCTCCAAGAATGGTCATAGCTGCTACTTGATAACACTCGCAACCACTGGGGGAACCATTCAGCTGCTGTTTGAGGACCACAAGCGATACATAATGTGGAAGTCCAGTATCTCTCACCTCTTATGTGACTATTTAGAAACCACAACAAGATTTTGA
- the LOC135613250 gene encoding expansin-like B1 encodes MALPTQLLFFLPLLLQHPTRADTCSDCFTQSRAAYYPNSDKTGTETGACEYGSFGATLNDGDVSASSSLYRNGVGCGACYQVRCTDAKYCSNDGVMIIITDAGVSGNTEFILSQHAFARMGQNADLGASLLSLGALGIEYRRCVRCTDAKYCSNDGVMIIITDAGVSGNTKFILSQHAFARMGQNADLGASLLSLGAVGIEYRRCVCRY; translated from the exons ATGGCTCTGCCCACTCAACTGCTCTTCTTCTTACCTCTACTTCTCCAACATCCCACCAGAGCAGACACATGCAGTGATTGCTTCACCCAATCCAGGGCAGCTTACTACCCAAATTCTGATAAAACAGGAACAGAGA CTGGTGCATGCGAGTATGGTTCATTTGGAGCAACACTGAATGATGGGGATGTCTCAGCATCATCAAGTCTTTACAGGAATGGTGTGGGTTGTGGAGCATGCTATCAG GTGAGATGTACTGATGCCAAGTACTGCTCCAACGATGGTGTCATGATCATAATCACAGACGCAGGAGTAAGTGGCAATACGGAGTTCATTCTCAGTCAGCATGCCTTTGCAAGGATGGGCCAGAATGCTGATTTAGGTGCATCCCTTCTATCTCTTGGTGCACTCGGCATTGAGTACCGGAGGTGT GTGAGATGTACTGATGCCAAGTACTGCTCCAACGATGGTGTCATGATCATAATCACAGACGCCGGAGTAAGCGGCAATACCAAGTTCATTCTCAGTCAGCATGCCTTTGCAAGGATGGGCCAGAATGCTGATTTAGGTGCATCCCTTCTATCTCTTGGTGCGGTCGGCATTGAGTACCGGAGGTGTGTGTGCCGTTACTGA
- the LOC103984449 gene encoding tobamovirus multiplication protein 2B produces the protein MAASGSGGGGGGGGVSREGSAKATVADRISQAVQSTSNLLHLMQESSPSQAELIKLPKNLFAKVSTIKNTGQVLDQLPRVISSLDAYMESSLHSAPQLKTVTQLLSHMENSQLKYVFPTSQQPEEQKHADSENTAVANSSSDHGVFSSNNGEGLSHHESH, from the exons ATGGCAGCTAGCGgtagcggcggcggaggaggaggaggaggggtgaGTCGGGAAGGGAGCGCGAAGGCGACCGTGGCGGATCGGATAAGCCAGGCAGTGcagtcgacgtccaatcttcttcacCTCATGCAGGAATCCTCTCCTTCCCAG GCTGAGTTAATAAAGCTTCCTAAGAATCTATTTGCCAAAGTATCTACCATCAAGAACACTGGGCAA GTTCTGGACCAACTACCACGGGTTATATCTTCCTTGGATGCATATATGGAAAGCAGCTTACATAG TGCTCCTCAGCTGAAGACTGTGACTCAGTTGCTGTCTCACATGGAAAATTCTCAGCTCAAGTATGTGTTTCCAACCAGTCAGCAACCAGAGGAGCAAAAACACGCAGACTCGGAAAACACTGCAGTGGCCAATTCTTCTTCTGATCATGGAGTTTTCTCCTCTAATAATGGAGAAGGCCTAAGCCATCATGAGAGTCACTGA